TCGCAAAAGCGGTAGCGCAAGGCCACGGAAGCGACCGGATCTCGAGCATCGTGCAAACCGTCAACCACGTGCTCCATCCCGACGACACCGTCGAGCGCGCGGCAACGTTGATGGCGGACGCGCCGATTCCGCTCTTGCCGGTGGTCGATCCGCGCGACGAGCATCTGATCGGCATCGTCACGCGCCGCGACGTACTGCAAGCCTATCGCAGTCTCGTCGACGTCTAACGGCGGCTGCGTTCGATCACGTCGTGGATCGCGTCGATCACCAGTTGCGGCTGATCGAGCTCGATGTAGTGTCCGCTGCGGTAGGCGAAAATTTGCTTCGAGTCGGACGAGAGCGCGAGCCAACGCGCTTGCGCGACCGCCTCAGCGTGCTCGAAGAGCAGGTGCTTGCGGTGCAGGGCCGGCGGCGTCTTGGCGGTGTCGTAGAAATGGTTTTGCGCCGTGAGCACGCGCACCGGGCGCGACCCCAGGCTCGTCCAATGCGTGATGAGATATGCTTCATCGGCCGGCATCTCGGCCATCTCGGACATCACTTCGTCGTAGAGTGCAAGCTTGGTGCGCGCGATCCGAAGAATCGCGGCGTTGAGCTGTGCCGGAAACATGCGCTCGGGAATGCCGCGAAAGAATTGCTGCGAGCAGTCCCATCCGGGCTTACGCGGCAATTTCGGCAACGGGCGACCCGCGGCGAGGGCGTCGCGACAGCGGCGAAGTTCGGCGACGACAGCCGGCAGGCTGCGATCGTGCTGCTGCCGCTCGTGCGGGGGCTCGACGTCGCCATCCTCGCCGTCGACCAGCACCAGCCCCGCAACCTCGCGCGGATAGCGATCGACGAACGTGCGGGTATTATAGCTGCCGAAGGAATGACCGACGAGAATATAGGGGCCGCGAATTCCGGCGTTGTGCAGCGCGGCGTGCAGGTCGTCGGCGATGCGAACGCTGGTGCGCGGCATCGGACCGGGATCGCTGAAGCCCGCGCCGGCGCGATCGTAGGTGCAGGCGCGCGTCCAGCGCGCGACCGCCGGCTGTACGAGGATCCAAGCCGGCGCCCAATCCTCCCAGCCCGAATCGAAGACGACGGTCGGCGAGCCGCGGCCGATGCAGTACATGTTCAGCCGATGATGGTCGACGCGCACGAGCTGACCCGGATGCGTGTAGAACGAGGCCGAGAGGGCGAGTGCAGCGATCAGCGTTTGCAGCATACCTCAGCGTTCGTGCAGCGTCAGCGCGCGTTCATCCTGCCGTTCCCAACGAAAGGCGTCTGTCCCAGTAAGCCATGCAGGTGGCACCCGCCGCGTCGATGATATCCACATGATGCCCACAAGAATTCGCGGTTGCTCACAGGTTGCTAGCATTGCGGCAAACATGAGTTCATCAGGATTCGGTGTAATGCACGCGTGCGATGTATACGGTCTGGCTCGGTAATCGATCACACGTAGTTTCGGATCAGGCGGCCACCAAAATCGCGGAGGCTTTGAACGCCGGGCTACCGATGGTCGAAGTTGAAATGGTGCTTGGGTCGCCGGGCTCGCCGGCATACACCGTTACGGTTAATACCAGCCACGTTATTGCGCTCGTAAGGCATCACGAGGGTTTAGACGCTGATGTCACGCCCGACCGTGTGGTGGTTCCCCTAAGATCCCGCGGTTAGCCCGCGGCGCTTCGCTCGAGCATCCGCGCTCGAAAATGCAGACCCTGAAGTGTTGACCGGTCTCTTTCGTAGAGCGGACCCCCGTTAGAATATATTACAGTTCTCAGAAGCTGTTCGATTTCCTCAATAGGCGCCAATCTGTCGCCGATCCCCACGTTGCATTGGTTGCATGCCGTAACGTGGAGTCTCTGTGTCGCGAGTTCGAACTCTTCTTTATATTTCTTACGCTCTTGGTCGCCGCTAAACAGTTTCTTGAGCATCACCTTTGGGATAGGATGATGGACATGCAGCTGCAGCGCCTGCAGGAATTTGTAAATATCTTCGCGTTTTGCTTGGTCCAGTGAAAGGAGCAAGTGCGACGGAATTACTCTTAGTATTCCGGGAAGATATTGAAAGCATGTCGGACAGGTGGACGAGGCGTGCTCCAATCCGTCCAACGACCATGTTGGCCCGAAGGCCTCGCTCAGCGCCCGGTCCATGTATTGGATTGGTGAAACTACTATAGGTGCTGCTCTTCCGCAATAGATGCACGCGTACCGATCGCGGGCAAGAATAAGCGCCTTTTCGTGAGACGTGACCTCGAAGAGGCCATCATCGTCTTTCGGCAGGCCAAGTATCTCGTGTCTGTAGTTGAAGGCGTAGCCTTGGGGATGCCGGAGATTGCAATAAGCCATGAAATGGATCCCCGTGTTGACGGGATCCGCGCTGGGTATTGCGATGCCTTCAACCTCGCGGCAGTGCGGGCACGGCCATCGGAGGCGTACGTGCTCGACGACGCCCGGGTCCGAAAAGCCGGCGTCCATGTTGGAATCTTTCTAGCACGGGCGAGCTTCTATTGTCAAAAAGCGGCGTTTTAGCGTTCGTGTAGCGTCAGCGCGCGTTCGTCCTGCCGTTCCCAACCGGCGGTGACGAGTTCGGGCGTATCGGAATCGCCGGCGGGATAGCCGATGCACAGGTACGCGATCAATTCCCACTCCCCGGGGACGTCGAGCGCGAGCGTGACGACCTCGGGTTCGAGAATCGACACCCAGCCCACGCCGATGCCGTCGGCGCGCGCCGCAAGCCAGAGCGTGTAGATCGCCATCGCGGCCGAGTACGCGAGCATTTGCGGCATCGTCGCTCGGCCGAGACCGCGCCCGGTGGTCGTGCTCGTATCGCAGAAGACGGCGACGTGCGCGGGTGCTTCGCGTAATCCGGAGAGTTTGAGCTGCGCGTAAAGCGCCGCGTCCTTGCCGTCGTATCCGGCGAGTGCCTGGGCGTTCGCGCGTTCGAACGATGCGATGACCGCACGGCGCCGTTCCGGTGTTTCGACGCGAACGAAACGCCACGGCTGCGAGTAACCGACCGACGGCGAAAGCGCGGTCTCACGCACCAAACGTTCGAGCGCTTCGTGCGGTAACGGGTCGGGACGAAAGTGGCGGACGTCCCGGCGCCAACGAAAGAGATCGTGCAGCCGCGCGCGGAACGCGTCGTCGAACCGCGGCGCACTCACGTGGAAGGAAAGGTGCCTTCCTTTACCGCGGCCGCGTACTCGCGCAGCGCATTGGTCGTGGCGATGCCGATTTCGGCAAAGCGTTTGACGAACGGCGGCGAGTGTGGATACATGCCCAGCACGTCATGGAGTACGAGCACCTGCGAATCGCAATGCGAACCCGAACCGATGCCGATGGTCAGGATCGAGAGCCGCTGCGTGAGTTCGCGCGCGATTTCGAAATCGACGACCTCGAGCACGATCGCGTAGGCGCCGGCCTCTTCGACCGCAAGGGCATCTTCGAGCAGACGTTCGCGATGCGTTCGCATGCGATAGCCGGGGCCCAGGCCGGCCGTTTGCGGCGTGATGCCGATGTGGCCCACGACCGGTATGCCGGCGCGCCAGATGGCGCGAATGCGCGCTGCGACATCGCTGCCGCCTTCGAGCTTGACCGAGGTCGCACCGCCCTCTTTCACGAGTCGAATCGCGTTACGCACCGCTTCTTCGTCGCTGACTTGATACGAACCGAACGGCATGTCGGCGACGATGTGCGCGCGTGAGGTGCCGCGTACCACCGCGGCGGTGTGATGCACGATGTCGTCCATCGTGACCGGTGTGGTCTCATCGAAACCGAGCACGACGTTGCCCAAACTGTCGCCCACCAGAATCCAATCGATGCCGGCCTCTTCGGCATAGCGGCCGAAGGGCGCGTCGTACGCGGTGATCATCGGGATCGTGGCCGTGCCCTTCCGGCGCTTGATCGCGCCCGCCGTTACACGCCGTAATGCCGGACCCTTGGCGGGTTCGTAGGGCCGCGCGTCTTCCTTAACGAGTTTGGTCTGTGCCATAGCCGCAAATGCTTCTGCGTCATTCGAGCCGGGGCCCCTTGTCGTTTGCGCATTGCGTGGGATAGGATGACCGGGAGGGGACCGCGTGACCGGACAGCCGATGGAAGTACGAATGGCGCGCCTCGAAGGCGCCTACGAGCAGATCGCCGACCGCCTCATCGGCGTCGATCGCCGGCTCAACGCGCTCGAGCAAAGAATGGAATCCCGCTTCGAACGGCTCGAGCACAAGATCGACTCAAATTTGAAGACGATCATTACGTGGATGCTCGGACAGACGGCCGTGATCCTTGGTTCGGTTGTAGCCGTCGCATTCGCATTGCACCGATAGTAACGGTCCCTCGACTTCGCTTCGCGCGGGATGAGAGTCTAGGTTTCTTCCAATCGGTCGAAGCGGCGCAGGGCGGGAAAGATCCGCGTCCACAGCGCGACGATGACGATCGTGGCGCAACCGCCCAAGACGACCGACGGCACCGCTCCAAGCCACTGCGCAACCGTTCCCGATTCGAACGCGCCGAGTTGGTTCGATGCGCCGATGAAGACGTTTTCGAAGGCGCTTATGCGGCCGCGCATTGCCTCGGGTGTGCTCAATTGCGCGATCGCAGTACGAATCACCACGCTGACCATGTCGAAGCCGCCGACGCCGGCGAGCGCCAAGAGCGAGAGTGCCATGTTCCGCGAGAATCCAAAGACGATCGTCGCGATGCCGAAGCCGGCAACGCACCAGAACAGCCAGCGCGCGCCGTGGCGCGCGATCGGCCGGCGCACGAGCCAGGCGCCGACGGCGCCTGCGCCAACCGCCGGTGCGGCGCGCAGAAGACCGTAGCCGGTCGCGCCGACGTGTAAGACCGCCGTGGCGTAGATCGGCAGCAACGACGTCGCGCCGCCGAAGAGCACGGCGAAGAGATCGAGCGAGATCGCACCGAGGATAACCTTGCGATCGATGATGAACCGGAAACCGTCGACGGCCGACGCCCAAAGCGATTCCTCCGGAACCTCGCGCATGCGCGCATCGAGGAAGAAGGAGGCGGCAATTCCCACGGTTTGCAAAACCGCAACCGCCGCGAACGCGACCCACGCGGCGATCGCGATGAGCAGTCCGGCCAGTGCGGGTCCGGCAATGGCGCCGAATTCCGAGATCGAGGAGATCAATGCGCTCGCCCGCACGTACTGCTCGCCGCTGACGATCGAGGGCAGCATCGCGCGCTGCGCCGGGACACCGAGCGCGTCGGCGACTGAGTACAGGGCGAGCACGCCGAAATACGCCGCGAGCGAGTGTGAGTGGTTCAGTGCGAGCATCACAAAGAGCAGCGAACTGACGAGGTTGCCGATGCCGGTGACGATGATGACGCCGCGGCGATCGAGACGATCGGCGATCAGGCCCGCCGGCACGGCAAGCACGAGTTGTGGGATAAAGCCGATCAGGCCCACGAACGCGAGATCGAGGGCCTGATGACGAATCGCGTAGATTTGCCAGCCGATCGCCGTGGTGGCAATGGCTTCGGCGAACCATACGTTCTCGCGCGAAAGAAAGAACGCGAGAAACGCGCGTTGGGTGAAAAGGGTTCGGATGCGGTCCCTCGACTACGCCCGCGATGACAAGGTCTTGCCGTTCGAGTGAATCACCGGTTCGCCCGCCAGCGTCTCGACGAACGACACGAAGGCGCGGACCGGCGTTCCGGTCGGGCCTTTGGCTTGCCAGGCCGACTCATTGTCGAGATACGCGGTGCCGGCAATGTCGAGATGCAGCCACGGTGTCTCATCGACGAACGATTTCAGGAACGCGGCCGCGGTCAACGTGCCGGCGGGGCGCCCGCCGGTATTTTTGAGATCGGCAATGTCGCTCTTCATCGCGCTTGCATAGTCGTCGTACAGCGGCATCTCCCAATAGCGCTCGCCGCTCGGCTTGGCGGCGACGAGAAACTCGTCGGTAAGCGATTCCTCGCTGCCGACGGCAGCGGTTGCGGCGTGACCGAGTGCGATGACGCAAGCGCCAGTCAGCGTCGCGCAGTCGACGATCTTCGTCGCGCCGAGTTCGTTCGCGTAGCAGAGCGCATCGGCGAGGATCAAGCGGCCCTCCGCGTCGGTGTTGATCACCTCGATCGTCTTGCCGTTCATTGCCTTGACGATGTCGCCCGGCTTCGTCGCTTTTCCGCCCGGCATGTTCTCGGTGGCAGGGACGAGCCCGACGACGTTGAGTTTCGGTTTGAGTTTGCCGAGCGCCCACATTGTCGCGATGACCGCGGCGCCGCCCGACATGTCGTATTTCATCTCTTCCATGCGTTCGGGCGGCTTGAGCGAGATGCCGCCGGTGTCGAAGGTAATTCCCTTGCCGACGAGCGCGAGCAATTCTTTACTGCCGGGATTGCCGTTGTAGCGCATGATGATGAATTTCGGCGGCTGTGCGCTGCCCTGCGCGACCGAGAGAAACGAACCCATCCCTTCCTTACGGATGCGATCTTCGTCGAACACCTCGACCTCGATACCGGATTCCTTCCCGTGCTTGGCGGCCTCTTTGGCGAGAATCGACGGCGTCATGTCGTTGCCCGGCGTCACCGCCAGCGTGCGCGCCAAATTCACCGCTTCGCCGAGGATCACGCCGCGTTCGACGCCGGCTTTGACCGCGTTCGCGTCAAAATCGTGAGCGAGCACGGTGACGCTGGTGGTCGCGATGCGTTTCTCCGGTTTCTCTTGATAGATCGTGGTCTCGAAGGACCCGGTGATAGCGCCTTCGGCGACAAACGATGCGCATGCCGCTTCATCCCCCTTTGCTTCGTCGGGGAGCGCGATCGCGATCGCGGCAACGTTACGCCGTCCGAGGTAGCGCACCGCCGCGCCCGCATAGCGCGCCAGATTCAGCGGCTCGAATTTCGCGCGCTCGCCCAAACCGACGATCAGCACGCGATGGAACGGCTTATCGCCGGCGTGAAGCAGCGCGCACTCGGCTAACTTGCCTTTGATTTCTTCGGAGGCGAGCACGTCGGTAATCGCTCCGCCCAGGATGCCGTCGAGGGACTTTGCGGCGCTGCTCATCTCACCGCTCGTAAAGACCGGAACGACGACGGCATCAGCGCGAGCGCCACCCGGCGCGTCTTGCGCAATTCGGACTTGCATGGGCTACCTTTCAGTGGGGTGAAGTATGAGCACGATATGGCTATCGTTTTGCCCTCAGTTCGTGCGCCGCGGCGTATCGACCCTGCGCTGGAGCCGCGGTGAGCGACGAAAGTCGGGCCCCGGACGCCTACGCACGGGCGGGCGTCGACATTGCGGCCGGCAACCAGGCCGTGGCGCGGTACAAAGAGGTGCTGGGCGGATGGCGCCATCCCGACCAGCTCGATGCGATCGGCGGCTTCGGCGGCGTGTTTCGCCTGCCCGCCGGCGGCGATCGTGCGCTGGTCGCCTCGGCCGACGGCGTCGGAACCAAGATTTTGATTGCCGCCGAGCTGCGGACCTACGACGGGATCGGGCGCGACCTGGTCAACCACTGCGTGAACGACATCTTGGTGGTCAACGCCGATCCGATGTTCTTTCTCGATTATTTTGCGGCGGGGAAACTCGATCCGATGGTCGCGGCGGCGGTGGTCGAAGGGTGCGCGCGCGCGTGCCGCGCGCACAACTGCGCGCTCCTGGGCGGCGAAACGGCGGAGATGCCCGGTCTGTATTCGCCCGGACACTTCGACCTCGCCGGAACGATCGTCGGTATCGTGGATACGAGCGCCGTTCCCGACCCCGCGCGCGTTGTGCCCGGTGACGCGATCGTCGGGTTGCCGTCGATCGGTCTGCACACCAACGGCTACTCGCTGGCGCGCGCGCTGCTGCCGCGCGACGATTGGATGCGGCCATTCAACGGCGGCACCTACGCGGAAGCGCTGCTCGCCGAGCATCCTTCCTATTATGATGCGGTGCGCGCGATCCAAAAGGTCGCCGACGTGAAGGCGATGGCGCACATCACCGGCGGCGGATTGCTCGAGAACGTGCCGCGCACGCTGCCGCCGAACGTGAAGGCGATTTTCGAAGCCGCGCGTTGGAGCGTGCCGCCGATCATGCAGGAGCTGGTGCGGCGCGGGAATCTGACCCACGAGGAAAAGTATCGCACGTTGAACATGGGCGTCGGCTACACGCTGATCGTGCCGTTCGTCGACGCGAACAAGGC
The DNA window shown above is from Candidatus Baltobacteraceae bacterium and carries:
- a CDS encoding alpha/beta hydrolase codes for the protein MLQTLIAALALSASFYTHPGQLVRVDHHRLNMYCIGRGSPTVVFDSGWEDWAPAWILVQPAVARWTRACTYDRAGAGFSDPGPMPRTSVRIADDLHAALHNAGIRGPYILVGHSFGSYNTRTFVDRYPREVAGLVLVDGEDGDVEPPHERQQHDRSLPAVVAELRRCRDALAAGRPLPKLPRKPGWDCSQQFFRGIPERMFPAQLNAAILRIARTKLALYDEVMSEMAEMPADEAYLITHWTSLGSRPVRVLTAQNHFYDTAKTPPALHRKHLLFEHAEAVAQARWLALSSDSKQIFAYRSGHYIELDQPQLVIDAIHDVIERSRR
- the bluB gene encoding 5,6-dimethylbenzimidazole synthase, whose amino-acid sequence is MSAPRFDDAFRARLHDLFRWRRDVRHFRPDPLPHEALERLVRETALSPSVGYSQPWRFVRVETPERRRAVIASFERANAQALAGYDGKDAALYAQLKLSGLREAPAHVAVFCDTSTTTGRGLGRATMPQMLAYSAAMAIYTLWLAARADGIGVGWVSILEPEVVTLALDVPGEWELIAYLCIGYPAGDSDTPELVTAGWERQDERALTLHER
- the panB gene encoding 3-methyl-2-oxobutanoate hydroxymethyltransferase, producing MAQTKLVKEDARPYEPAKGPALRRVTAGAIKRRKGTATIPMITAYDAPFGRYAEEAGIDWILVGDSLGNVVLGFDETTPVTMDDIVHHTAAVVRGTSRAHIVADMPFGSYQVSDEEAVRNAIRLVKEGGATSVKLEGGSDVAARIRAIWRAGIPVVGHIGITPQTAGLGPGYRMRTHRERLLEDALAVEEAGAYAIVLEVVDFEIARELTQRLSILTIGIGSGSHCDSQVLVLHDVLGMYPHSPPFVKRFAEIGIATTNALREYAAAVKEGTFPST
- a CDS encoding MFS transporter; translation: MRTLFTQRAFLAFFLSRENVWFAEAIATTAIGWQIYAIRHQALDLAFVGLIGFIPQLVLAVPAGLIADRLDRRGVIIVTGIGNLVSSLLFVMLALNHSHSLAAYFGVLALYSVADALGVPAQRAMLPSIVSGEQYVRASALISSISEFGAIAGPALAGLLIAIAAWVAFAAVAVLQTVGIAASFFLDARMREVPEESLWASAVDGFRFIIDRKVILGAISLDLFAVLFGGATSLLPIYATAVLHVGATGYGLLRAAPAVGAGAVGAWLVRRPIARHGARWLFWCVAGFGIATIVFGFSRNMALSLLALAGVGGFDMVSVVIRTAIAQLSTPEAMRGRISAFENVFIGASNQLGAFESGTVAQWLGAVPSVVLGGCATIVIVALWTRIFPALRRFDRLEET
- a CDS encoding leucyl aminopeptidase; its protein translation is MQVRIAQDAPGGARADAVVVPVFTSGEMSSAAKSLDGILGGAITDVLASEEIKGKLAECALLHAGDKPFHRVLIVGLGERAKFEPLNLARYAGAAVRYLGRRNVAAIAIALPDEAKGDEAACASFVAEGAITGSFETTIYQEKPEKRIATTSVTVLAHDFDANAVKAGVERGVILGEAVNLARTLAVTPGNDMTPSILAKEAAKHGKESGIEVEVFDEDRIRKEGMGSFLSVAQGSAQPPKFIIMRYNGNPGSKELLALVGKGITFDTGGISLKPPERMEEMKYDMSGGAAVIATMWALGKLKPKLNVVGLVPATENMPGGKATKPGDIVKAMNGKTIEVINTDAEGRLILADALCYANELGATKIVDCATLTGACVIALGHAATAAVGSEESLTDEFLVAAKPSGERYWEMPLYDDYASAMKSDIADLKNTGGRPAGTLTAAAFLKSFVDETPWLHLDIAGTAYLDNESAWQAKGPTGTPVRAFVSFVETLAGEPVIHSNGKTLSSRA
- the purM gene encoding phosphoribosylformylglycinamidine cyclo-ligase; its protein translation is MSDESRAPDAYARAGVDIAAGNQAVARYKEVLGGWRHPDQLDAIGGFGGVFRLPAGGDRALVASADGVGTKILIAAELRTYDGIGRDLVNHCVNDILVVNADPMFFLDYFAAGKLDPMVAAAVVEGCARACRAHNCALLGGETAEMPGLYSPGHFDLAGTIVGIVDTSAVPDPARVVPGDAIVGLPSIGLHTNGYSLARALLPRDDWMRPFNGGTYAEALLAEHPSYYDAVRAIQKVADVKAMAHITGGGLLENVPRTLPPNVKAIFEAARWSVPPIMQELVRRGNLTHEEKYRTLNMGVGYTLIVPFVDANKAVAAVPGAKVVGWIEAREPSEPQITIHEAR